Sequence from the Plasmodium yoelii strain 17X genome assembly, chromosome: 10 genome:
aattcatgttaaatgtcattttattattccatattaactcttattatattattagtttttaTTGAATAATGATTTTTTAATCTAAAACATTACGTTgccatataattaataaaatatagaatttttaataaattattttaatgtatatgcattaataactataaaaatagaatatataagataaaagtGAACAATCCAGAAAATTTAACgaatatttacataaatttatatactaaaatagaaaatatatcttatctctctcctcttaaaggacAATATGATGACCTAATCAcatatagttttctattatactttaaaatttgcaccaatacttatttatatgttaatatttaatatttactaagtatggttttaaaaacaatatgaacttaaagacttatttaagcttataaatatcataataAGTATGGATTCAGTgttaattgttgttttaaagaatggaaaagatacgcaaaatatattataaaattactcaataaggtatatttcaAATTGAAGCATATaggaatataaataaagttattgtactcattaaaatggattatgaacttatatatattaaataaaaataatataaatatatataattttcatagAAAATGGAGCATGTAACTTAATtcgaaaatactataattttaataaaacatggcatatagtattagaaacaagtatatagtatttaatatattttaaaaaataactatttatatacttttaaggattatagtaataataattttttttttaatttatacacCATTTAATTTTTAGAAGGGCAACcattaaaacataagatataaatatattctttttatatgttcaaaaattctttaaattttttataaaagtatatccatttttataataaagttataccagatgttagtaagaacattatttttttttataaaatgcaGTATATATACGTTTgatcaaaaatgtattaagaaactatctatttaaggtaatttagctaattatcataaatgTAACTTTTctttgtaataatattattttattattctatattaatttaattattgaaaaacatataatatatttaactacagacagttgTTATTTATAGGGTTAAGGTATTTACGTCACATATTGGGGGaagtgtatataaaacaagATGTttttactcaatttacaaatcaaaaataaaattccattataatggatAACCAAAtagtatatgcattttttaataattccctttttttgaaattgtattatatatatcattaaactttattttataagagtttaattaaaatatatttttattatacttttttaaatgttttcttagtgttTGAGGTTTGATAAACTGAGAAACTATTTACCCGATGACTTAAACATCTCTAAAAGTAGTGATATTCATACATTAGGGAGTGCTAAGAAGTATTGTCCTATTGCAGATTCAGAAAATAAATGTGAAACTAATGccgataaaataaatgctgGATTTCTATGGTTGTTCGagcaaaatattattaataggATTACTGCTTTTAAGGGTTCTAAtgataaaaaacataaatcgtttattatatacattatgatatggttaagttatatgttaagtCTAAAGAAAGTCAATAACATCAACAACctaaatgatttttatgGAGTGCATATAAAGGATAATACGCATTATAATActtgtataaaaaaagaacaaGATTGTAGTAATTCATTAAAAGACAGTACGGGATATATGAATTTTAAGGAGTTCATAGAAGCAAACAAATGTTTGATGGATATTAAATTTGAAGATGTGTCTAATTtgtatgatgcatttaaactATTATGTAAAATGTATACTGGACTTAGTGCAAACACAAAAACAGATAAGAGATATTTAGACAATGCTAatgaatttgttaaaaaatatgatgaactTAACAAAAATCTTAATATTACTAAAGATAGTCCCTATTATCAAgtattgtctacattatcagatgattataataattttaaaatttattgtaaaagtaataaaaatgattgtAGCGATATTCAATCCCTTTCACCAATAAAAGTAAAAGAAAATAGTGTACAAAGTTCTGAACGAACTTCTTTACAAAATTATGAAGCTACATCACCAAGTTTGCCGAtaacaaacaaattaattccagttttatcgataatTGCTGCAATACCAATTTTCGTGGGAAttgcttataaggtaaataataaggaattaaaaaaatattttcattatatatatgtaaacgttaataataaaataatacgtttcttaacattttatattagtattcgttatttggatttcggaaaagagttcaaaaacaacatttaagagaaaaaataaaaaatataaagaagaaaactgatcattaataaattattctgaatatgacgattgatttattttaagaaactgtctatttcgaagtaatttttgatcatagtttttatattgtttttatgttgtgggttaGGGTTGTGTTTGTGggacccatattcgggttaggattaagtattatatctttatttaattttttataatttgaacactaattaattatatgtacCATCCCTATATGTTTAATCGAAAATGAAGTTAAAAGttcaaatatgcaaccaaaaaagggtcacataacattttttcataaattataatatatataatttagtgttcatatcaatttaatatgattaaaacaAATGTTTATAtcgcatatattaattcatattattatatatcataattatttattatataagactTGTTAACAGAgagttatattgaattatgcatatcataatacgcaatatatttatttatttgatgaaacattttatttaataaacttattatttgtatcatatttgttttaatttcaattatattacgccaaatgaactgtaataatatatattcataaaatatcgatcgatattcgacaatataacattgtctataaaatattgctATGCTTCTAACacttttattaatacataaaaaatacactatgtatatatataataaatttataaattataaatatatatatataatactcacttttttcatttaaatacTTTGCATTTATGTTAaagttttaatttatattgatataaattgttttatatacattaatttatttactataaatgtataacattagattaatcagtattcatttttaaattttaaagcTATGAGgtgtatataaattagaaatatattatattattagttaattaaaaaaatacaattatattaataatatttaatataatattttgttataataattataaataatatgatatatagaatagcgttattattatatatctatgcatataatttaataaaatgctctactaataactaatattggaatattgttttattgtggaaacttcatataattaaatactaatattaattttatcgaaaaggcaaataataattaatttaatttgaactaatattacttttattagtttatcatatataaattaataaatatgtattataaatatatcgtTTTACGAggtattatatatgttataaaatgttatattttaaacaATGAATCACGGACATATTATACAttgatttaaagtatttatattaagggcattaattattccgttgtactatacagtgaTCTATCAGTAAcattaataatagtaatagcaatagataaagtattaaatacgaaaaatACATTATGTTAATTTGATACATTACATGggtataaattcattatatatattattaaaggtATGATAAGACTAAAATTGTATACATGCAAtatcaaatgaaatattataatatttatttaaatatgctttaatgcgataatattagaattaacactatcaagcaaaataatattaataattccatagtttacttaaaaatatagtttattataaaacatCTAGtacaatattatttattaaaatataaaagtaaactatatatttgaaaatatttataagcCATTTTTAATGAagaattttaatatatacatacatgaGTTAAAAGGTTTaatggtaaaaaatataattaatctATGTATAATaagtaaatattatatggctacatccttgtcttaaaaaatcatacttcccttatctctcctctcaaagtgcaatatatcaacctaatacacataattttctattatacttaaaaaattttatcaaTACGTAtttgtgttatatatttaatatttactaagtattattttaaaaacaatatgcattcaaagacgcatttaagcttataaatacgggttaAGTGCTAATtatcgttttaaaccgtgggaAATaagtgcaaaatatattataaaattacccaataaagaatatttataaattggaatatataggaataaaaataaagttattgaaaatgttaaatttgATTGGaatgaatatatatcaaataaaaataatattaaaattatatatatacaattaaaaaagagaacaatgcaacttattttgtaaatgttataattaaaaaaaactatattatatattataagaaaaggtatataaaaaattaatatatttaaaaaaataactatttatatacttttaaggattatagtaataatcgaattttgtattttttagatttataaagtatttaagttttagaattgaaatcattaaaacagaagatataaatatattcattttttatgttcaaacatactttaaattcattataaaagtatattcatttttataataatgctcatatgagtgttattaaggataacaatttatgcaaaattgtattatatatacatatgataaaaCGTGTATTAAACAACCCCTAAAACAAGGTAATTTATCTAACTAccataaaagtatatatt
This genomic interval carries:
- a CDS encoding PIR protein; the encoded protein is MDNQICLRFDKLRNYLPDDLNISKSSDIHTLGSAKKYCPIADSENKCETNADKINAGFLWLFEQNIINRITAFKGSNDKKHKSFIIYIMIWLSYMLSLKKVNNINNLNDFYGVHIKDNTHYNTCIKKEQDCSNSLKDSTGYMNFKEFIEANKCLMDIKFEDVSNLYDAFKLLCKMYTGLSANTKTDKRYLDNANEFVKKYDELNKNLNITKDSPYYQVLSTLSDDYNNFKIYCKSNKNDCSDIQSLSPIKVKENSVQSSERTSLQNYEATSPSLPITNKLIPVLSIIAAIPIFVGIAYKYSLFGFRKRVQKQHLREKIKNIKKKTDH